From the genome of Pseudomonas mohnii:
CTCCGATGACTGGCACCGCGCGCATTTGTACAACCCGCGCAACGTTGTGCCGGAATCGAAAATGCCGGCCTACCCGTGGTTGGTGGCCAACGCGCTCGACAGCAGCCACACCGAGACCAAGCTGCGTGCCATGCGCACCCTCGGCGTGCCGTACACCGACGAAGACATCGCCGGTGCGACCGAGTCGCTCAAGGGCAAATCGGAAATGGATGCCCTGGTCGCCTACCTGCAAGTGCTCGGCACTGCGATCAAGAGCAAGAGGTGAGCCGTGGTCTTTGAAATAAGCAGTGGAATGATTCGCGGCCTGGGCACGGTCGTAGTGTTCGTGGCCTTTGTCGGCCTGACGCTCTGGGTGTTCAACGGCAAGCGCAATCCGGAATTCGCCGAAGCGCGCCTGCTGCCATTCGCCGACGAGCCGCAACCCGACAGTGTCACCCCCCAAGAATCCGCAACAAGGAGTACCCGGCCATGACCACCTTCTGGAGTACGTGGATCTGCGTACTGACCATCGGCAGCCTGATCGGCCTGACCTGGCTGCTGATCGGCACCCGCAAGGGCGAAACCAAGGGCAGCGTCGACCAGACCATGGGCCATAGCTTCGACGGCATCGAGGAGTACGATAATCCGTTGCCGCAGTGGTGGTTCATGCTGTTCGCCGGCAC
Proteins encoded in this window:
- a CDS encoding cbb3-type cytochrome oxidase subunit 3 — its product is MVFEISSGMIRGLGTVVVFVAFVGLTLWVFNGKRNPEFAEARLLPFADEPQPDSVTPQESATRSTRP